CCGCGGGCGCCGGCGACAGGTACACGTACAGGTCCGGACCATCGGAGGTGTCCAGCGCCTCGAACTGGACCGCGTGCCCACCGCCGGGCAGCCGGACCAGCGAGGCGCTGCCCGCGGTGTCGTGCTCCAGCGACCGGAACGCCCCCGACGCCACCACCACCGGGCCCGCCGGCGGCGCGGTCGTGCCCGAAGGGGTGATCATGGACTCGGCGGTCATGGACTCGGCGGTCATGGCACCGGTGGTCGTCGCGCCGGCCTGCACCAGCAGCGCGTCGTCGGCCGTCCGGTCGGTCCACAGCCGCCACGGCTGGAACAGGTACAGACCCACCACGAGCGCCACCACCAGGACGCCCGCCACCCCGACCACCACTACCCGCTTGGACATCTCGCGCCTCCCGCAGTTCCGCTGTCGCCGACCACCCTGGCGAAACGGGGGCGCTCGCGCGGCGGAAATCGCCTTACGAAGTTCTGACGTGCGGCGGGCGGGCGTTGTTAGGGTCGCCGGGTGGATGAACGGGCCGGCTTGGTGGTCGTGTGCGCGCTGATGGTGTCCTGCGCCGCGTTCGGGCCGTTCCCGCAGCCGGTGCCGCTGATGTTCGCGATCGCCGCGGCCGGCGCGGTCAACGCCGCGTTCCCGCTCATGCGCACCTTCGGCTCGGCCCTGCTCGGCGGCGTGGCCGCGGCGGGCATCGGGCTGGCGCCCGTGGCGTACGTCACCTGCTCGACCGAGCGGTTCACCGACGTCTTCGCCTGCACCGACGACGCGCCGACCTGGCACATGACCGGGTCGGTGCTGGTGGCGGGGCTCGCCGGGGCGGGCCTGGTGCTGGCCCGGGTGCTGGGCACGGCCGCGCTGGAGCGGCAGTTGGCCGCCCTGCGGCACGAGGTCGAGCGGCGCTGAGCCGCAGGTTCACCCGTCCGATCAACCGTTCACGCTCGGTGCGTCCCCCGGCGACCGTTCACCCGCAGACGTGTCGCACTGTGCACCGTGCACTTGCCCGATGGCGCGTCCCCCGAAGGAGTGCATCGGACGCCGAAGCGGCTCTGCCCGGCACTCCGGGTGAACTTCCTGGTAGCAGGGGTGACCAAGACCTCCCGATCACGCCGGCGGGCCGCCGTCACCGCCGCGCCGGTCCGCTCGTTGTCCGCAGGAGAGCGGAGAACGGTGCTCGAACCGGGTGGTCTGGGTGGTCGAACGGGCCCGGGTGCACCGCTGGGGCGCGACCGCCCCCGGTGGGCGGTACTGTTCAGCCGCTCATCGTTGCGCCACGGGTGCGATCTGCTGAGGAGGCCGGCTGTGCGGCGGGTGCTGTGGGCGACGTGCGGGCTGGCCGTGGCGGCATCGGCCCTGACGGGCGTCCTCATCGGGGTCTACCTCGACGGGCGGGACCGCGAGGGGCGGGCCGAGGTGCCCGCCTCGACCTGGGTCACCCAGCGCCCCTCGACCACCAGCAGCAGCGCGCCCGCGTCGTCGAGCCCGGTGACCACCGACGCGGTGTCCTCGCCGCCGAGCTCCCGGACCACGACCAGGACCACCACGACCACCAGGGCACCGGCCGCTCCCCCGCCGCCACCGCCGCCGACCACCGAGGCGCCCCCGACGACCACGACGACCACGTCCGCGCGGAGCACCGCCTGGCCGTGCAGCCCGCTCAACCCGCTGCCGCCACCGCACTGCAACGACTGAGCCGGACCCGTCAACGGAGCCGAAACGCCCACGTCCCCGCCCGGCAACGTCGGCCCACCAGCCTGGTCCCATGGAGCCCACACCGAAGACCTGGCGGTTGCGCGTCGAGCTGGACGACAGCCCGGGCGCGCTGGCCCGGGTGACCACCCGGCTGGCCGAGCGGGACTGCAACGTGCTGGCGCTGTCCGTGATCCCGGTGCCCGGCGGCGTGCTCGACGAGCTGGTGGTGCGCGCCGCGCCCGGCCTGCTGCCCGCCGACCTGCTGGCCGCGGTGCGCGCCGAGGGCGGCCGGTGCGCCGGCATCACCGCCGCGGACGTGCGGGACCTGGTCGACGCGCCGACCGCGGCGCTGCGCGCGGCCGCGCGGGGCCTGGACGACCCGGCGGCCGCGTGCGAGGCGCTGCGCGCGGTGCTGGCGGCGGACTCCGTGGTGACCGCGCCCGACTCGCCGGACGAGCAGGTCGAGCCGGACGGCCACCACGCGCGGCTGGTGGCGCGGGACGGCGTCGCCGTGCTCGCCCGACGCGGCTGGGCGCCGTTCACGCAGGTGGAGCTGGCCCGCGCGCAGGCGCTGCTGGACCTGCTGGCCGCCGGCGGGGCACCGGCGCCGCAACCGGTCGGGGTGCTGACCACCGACGGGGTGGCCGTGGTGCTGCGGCCCGGCCGGTCCGGTGACGAGCGGGCCGTGGCCGACCTGCGCGCCCGGTGCTCGATGGGCACCCTGTTCAACCGGTACCACTCGGGCACGCGGACGGTGCCGCGGCGGTGGCTGCACCG
This portion of the Saccharothrix syringae genome encodes:
- a CDS encoding GNAT family N-acetyltransferase, whose product is MEPTPKTWRLRVELDDSPGALARVTTRLAERDCNVLALSVIPVPGGVLDELVVRAAPGLLPADLLAAVRAEGGRCAGITAADVRDLVDAPTAALRAAARGLDDPAAACEALRAVLAADSVVTAPDSPDEQVEPDGHHARLVARDGVAVLARRGWAPFTQVELARAQALLDLLAAGGAPAPQPVGVLTTDGVAVVLRPGRSGDERAVADLRARCSMGTLFNRYHSGTRTVPRRWLHRLLSPPRGTTSVAQCADRVVALGQLIPTSTPDSAEVSLLVEDAWQGRGVGTALLGALARTARAAGYRELVGWCLPDERGLPRTAARAGLAHSCRREDGLLRVSISTGGAPITGATLPESASRQFASG
- a CDS encoding DM13 domain-containing protein codes for the protein MSKRVVVVGVAGVLVVALVVGLYLFQPWRLWTDRTADDALLVQAGATTTGAMTAESMTAESMITPSGTTAPPAGPVVVASGAFRSLEHDTAGSASLVRLPGGGHAVQFEALDTSDGPDLYVYLSPAPAESEEAAFGSGFTNLGKLRANKGNQVYEVPAGTDVSGVRSVVIWCKRFSAGFGVAPLVQG